The Glycine soja cultivar W05 chromosome 4, ASM419377v2, whole genome shotgun sequence genomic sequence GGAGGGGATAGCATGCAGTAGTTTAAAGAAGAAGGTGTTGGTTCACTTGGCAAGTGGTGAAGTGGTGTCTTCCTACAGTTCGCTGGAGCAAATATTGAGTAATTTAGGGTGGGAGAGGTATTATGGAAGAGACCCTCAATTGTACCAATTCCACAAGCGTTCTTCCACTGACCTAATTTCCCTTCCAAAGAACTTCTCCAAGTTCACCTCTGTCTATATGTACGACATAGTCATCAAGAACCCCAATGTCTTCCACGTGCGGGATATGTGAGCTAGTCTTCATCCTTTCTTGCATGCTTTTTGCTTTTCACCTACCTCCTTaatactttctttctttttatag encodes the following:
- the LOC114409036 gene encoding flowering-promoting factor 1-like — translated: MSGVWVFKKDGFRLMEKRKAEGIACSSLKKKVLVHLASGEVVSSYSSLEQILSNLGWERYYGRDPQLYQFHKRSSTDLISLPKNFSKFTSVYMYDIVIKNPNVFHVRDMEICFVSILSSL